In Erigeron canadensis isolate Cc75 chromosome 1, C_canadensis_v1, whole genome shotgun sequence, a single window of DNA contains:
- the LOC122592716 gene encoding probable receptor-like protein kinase At5g59700, whose protein sequence is MSSTVELPLQEVLLATKNFAEENLIASGGYGPVYKGESASHGMIAVKRLDPKSSQGDVEFRKEISLLSEYKHRNIVSLLGFCDENDEKILVYKFESNGSLNKHLHKKDLSWIQRLQICLDAARGLKYLHDDVGLQQRILHRDVKSANILLDDKWNANISDFGLSRIGPANMQTTLLISNPCGTPGYIDPEYLLTGSLTQKSDVYSFGVVLFEVLCGRPTFVTAYKDERQYLSVLVRKHHERQTLNKLIYFDIQNQIDATSLRIFTTIAYQCLKTGPERPTMNKVVQQLQQALDIQQGSSSKPWKYDVYLSFRGEDTRNTFVNHLSSNLLQQGIHIFKENEALPRGEAISPIMLNAIQESRIALVVFSENYADSSWCLDELM, encoded by the exons ATGTCATCCACAGTTGAATTACCTCTCCAAGAAGTATTGCTAGCAACTAAAAATTTTGCCGAGGAAAATCTTATTGCCTCTGGTGGATATGGGCCGGTGTATAAAGGCGAATCTGCAAGCCATGGAATGATCGCCGTGAAGCGATTGGATCCAAAGAGCAGTCAAGGAGATGTTGAATTTAGAAAAGAGATTTCTTTGCTTTCGGAATATAAACATAGAAACATTGTCTCTCTTCTTGgattttgtgatgaaaatgacgAGAAGATACTTGTTTATAAGTTTGAAAGCAATGGGAGTCTTAACAAACATTTACACAAGAAAGATTTAAGCTGGATCCAACGTCTTCAAATTTGCTTAGATGCAGCTCGAGGGTTGAAGTACCTTCATGATGATGTTGGGCTGCAGCAAAGGATTCTCCACCGTGATGTCAAAAGTGCAAACATCCTGTTAGATGACAAGTGGAATGCCAATATTTCTGATTTTGGGTTGTCAAGAATAGGGCCTGCGAATATGCAAACTACTCTTCTTATCTCCAACCCTTGTGGCACGCCTGGATATATCGATCCAGAGTACTTGCTTACAGGTAGTCTCACACAAAAATCCGACGTTTACTCTTTTGGGGTTGTATTGTTTGAAGTCCTATGTGGGAGGCCCACATTCGTTACCGCTTACAAAGACGAGCGTCAATATTTAAGTGTTTTGGTCAGAAAACATCACGAAAGACAAACATTGAATAAGCTCATTTATTTTGATATACAAAATCAGATAGACGCTACTTCGTTGCGTATATTTACAACCATTGCATATCAATGTTTGAAGACTGGACCAGAACGTCCAACAATGAACAAGGTCGTGCAACAACTACAGCAAGCTCTTGATATACAGCAAGG GTCATCTTCCAAGCCATGGAAATATGATGTGTATCTTAGTTTTAGAGGAGAAGATACCCGCAATACCTTTGTGAATCATCTTTCCTCTAATCTTTTACAACAAGGGATTcatattttcaaagaaaatgaaGCACTTCCCCGGGGTGAAGCCATCAGTCCAATCATGCTCAATGCTATACAAGAATCCCGTATTGCTCTGGTAGTATTCTCTGAAAATTATGCTGATTCGTCGTGGTGTTTGGATGAACTT ATGTGA